From one Colletotrichum destructivum chromosome 3, complete sequence genomic stretch:
- a CDS encoding Putative RNA polymerase, subunit H/Rpb5, RNA polymerase, Rpb5, which yields MSDQKDVNKEVTRLWRAWRTAHEMAADRGYELAEDELKISLDRFKMEYTAADGSVNRGKLQFSANPSADMIRKYTPPPTSQNPNPTPDCGTLWVEFLADTTFGIKEIKKFIHHLISNKYSSGIMVTHVPLSPAARKMLITIESFAKVECFLEEDLLVNITQHELVPKHILLSREEKVALLKRYRLKETQLPRILQKDPVAKYLGLKRGQVVKIIRTSETAGRYASYRLCV from the exons ATGTCGGACCAAAAGGATGTCAACAAGGAGGTTACCAGGCTGTGGCGAGCCTGGCGGACGGCCCACGAGATGGCTGCGGATCGT GGTTATGAACTTGCTGAGGATGAACTCAAAATCTCGCTCGACCGCTTCAAGATGGAAtacaccgccgccgatggtAGCGTAAA CCGTGGCAAGCTCCAGTTCTCCGCCAACCCCTCCGCCGACATGATTCGCAAATATACACCCCCTCCGACATCCCAAAACCCGAATCCGACACCCGACTGCGGCACCCTCTGGGTCGAATTTCTCGCCGACACGACTTTTGGcatcaaggagatcaagAAGTTCATCCACCATCTCATCAGCAACAAGTACTCGTCCGGCATCATGGTCACCCACGTGCCCCTCtctcccgccgcccgcaaGATGCTCATCACCATCGAATCCTTCGCAAAGGTCGAGTgcttcctcgaggaggaccttCTCGTCAACATCACCCAGCACGAGCTCGTGCCGAAGCACATCCTGCTCAGtcgcgaggagaaggtcgcTCTACTCAAGCGCTACCGTCTCAAGGAGACCCAGCTGCCGCGAATCCTGCAAAAAGACCCCGTCGCCAAGTACCTCGGTCTTAAGCGCGGGCAGGTTGTCAAGATCATCCGAACCTCCGAGACGGCTGGCCGCTACGCCAGTTACAGATTGTGCGTATAA
- a CDS encoding Putative nuclear segregation protein Bfr1 produces the protein MADTKQAPAAAADTKTETKTETKTRPTLPDEAEYQKKLKVAEKEHKDALDQLNAIKAKIDIAMPNKNKEQQSPTQKRRAELIAQANEIRQKQGAGKNARTSKLDQIKRLDEQLRSRIAEQKTARSKVNYKSVEEVDRQIEKLDSQVNSGTMKIVDEKKALAEISSLRKLRKNFSQFDDSQKQIDDLKSKIKEIKDSMEDPEAKAMSEQYNKIQAELDAIKAEGDEAYKNLSSLRDERSRLHNLQNEKYQAVKTIKDEYWQQRKAAQAYEREAREKARERRKAEQDRYHKERKKADAEKFLADASDPAYLEEIRRANSLLQFLDPTHKVEKAPLQADSGLSAQASRTVDDSGLKGMKIVSKKDRDDELFPAVKKGKKGKKGGASEEKAGKFNCPPSVVEDCAFLGIDPPMSQADVPAVAEKVKAKLEHWKSDQEAQTQRNIEKAKKQLEKLEADEANGVTSNGDAVEEVTKDLEETSVEEKA, from the exons ATGGCCGACACCAAGCAGGCACCTGCTGCGGCAGCAGATACCAAGACCGAGACAAAGACTGAGACCAAGACCCGTCCTACCTTGCCTGATGAGGCCGAATAccagaagaagctgaaggttgccgagaaggagcaTAAGGATGCTCTCGATCAGCTG AacgccatcaaggccaagatcgaTATCGCCATGCccaacaagaacaaggagCAACAGTCCCCCACTCAGAAGCGCCGCGCCGAGCTCATTGCCCAGGCCAACGAGATTCGTCAGAAGCAGGGCGCCGGCAAGAACGCCCGTACCTCCAAGCTTGACCAGATCAAGCGCCTCGACGAGCAGCTCCGTTCCCGCATTGCCGAGCAGAAGACTGCCCGCTCCAAGGTCAACTACAAgagcgtcgaggaggtcgaccgccagatcgagaagctcgatTCTCAGGTCAACTCGGGCACCATGAAGAttgtcgacgagaagaaggccctcgccgagatctCTTCTCTCCGCAAGCTGAGGAAGAACTTCTCCCAGTTCGACGACTCGCAGAAGCAGATTGACGACCTCAAGTCCAAGATTAAGGAGATCAAGGACTCGATGGAGGAccccgaggccaaggctaTGTCTGAGCAATACAACAAGAtccaggccgagctggacgccatcaaggccgagggcgacgaggcctACAAGAACCTGTCCTCGCTCCGTGACGAGCGTTCGAGGCTCCACAACCTTCAAAACGAGAAGTACCAAGCCGTCAAGACTATTAAGGATGAGTACTGGCAACAGCgcaaggccgcccaggccTACGAGCGTGAGGCTCGTGAGAAGGCCCGCGAGAGAAGAAAGGCCGAGCAGGACCGTTACCACAAGGAGCGCAAGAAGGCTGATGCCGAGAAGTTCCTCGCTGATGCCAGTGACCCCGCCTACCTGGAGGAGATTCGTCGCGCCAACAGCCTGCTCCAGTTCCTCGACCCCACCCACAAGGTCGAAAAGGCCCCTCTCCAGGCTGACAGCGGTCTCAGCGCCCAGGCTTCGCGTACCGTTGATGACTCCGGTCTCAAGGGCATGAAGATTGTTTCCAAGAAGGACCGTGATGATGAGCTGTTCCCCGCCGtcaagaaggggaagaagggcaagaaagGCGGCGCAtccgaggagaaggccggcaAGTTCAACTGCCCGCCCTCTGTCGTTGAGGACTGTGCTTTCCTGGGTATCGACCCCCCTATGAGCCAGGCCGACGTTCccgccgttgccgagaaGGTGAAGGCCAAGCTTGAGCACTGGAAGTCTGACCAGGAGGCCCAGACTCAGCGC AAcatcgagaaggccaagaagcagctcgagaagctcgaggccgacgaggctAACGGTGTCACCAGCAACGGCGAcgcggtcgaggaggtcaCCAAGGATCTTGAGGAGACCtccgtcgaggagaaggcaTAG
- a CDS encoding Putative GTP binding domain, GTP1/OBG domain, P-loop containing nucleoside triphosphate hydrolase: protein MKMAARCSASHPLFLPFLYPSLFVGRNTAAPRLAARAVACRRYSSTNVAQEPKTSRLNPAPDDYSMPIFADKASVTLYAGPGGHGCISFFRDAYLPDGPPNGGDGGHGGNIYIQAVHGETSLHKLARRRFIRAGKGKSGQGSSKGGQRGDDVIITVPVGTVVRELSREDPVAEDAMLQRSMKAQRKAEKRARMARETELARKELEEGLKEEDEDLDDEENRSTKKIVEDDFDEPEDPDRNKFLLYPGLSKSDLKTISLPRAPTRTRLYHQPAGPIQLDLSRPSPQPILLAVGGIGGLGNPHFVSREYPRPIFATKGERAVTMEIELELKLLADVGLVGLPNAGKSTLLRALTNSRTRVGNWAFTTLQPNIGTVVLDNYKGRPVIKSYKRYPAIDSKHGGPREEEVLVEQRTRFTVADIPGLIEGAHLDRGLGIAFLRHVERAGVLAFVVDLSAGPAVTALKALWNEVGLYAQMREEEERAREIDSRVDWGLSSDAHGHTPFGGTMMVADAPSAPKQETGLHIAAKPWFVVATKADLPETQENFRELNQYLGQINQGITPHPSGIENAWTEKCTAIPVSAINGQGVDRIVHWTVGLLDE from the coding sequence ATGAAGATGGCGGCAAGATGCTCGGCCAGTCATCCGCTCTTTCTTCCATTTCTCTATCCATCGTTGTTCGTTGGCAGAAATACGGCGGCACCTCGCCTTGCTGCCCGAGCTGTCGCATGTCGCCGCTATAGCTCGACCAATGTCGCCCAGGAACCCAAGACCAGCCGACTAAACCCAGCTCCTGACGACTATTCCATGCCCATTTTCGCCGACAAAGCCTCAGTGACCCTCTATGCTGGTCCAGGTGGCCACGGTTGTATCTCGTTTTTCCGCGACGCATACCTTCCCGACGGCCCTCCAaatggcggcgatggcggccatggaggCAACATCTACATACAAGCAGTACACGGCGAAACCTCTCTGCACAAGCTAGCCAGGAGGCGCTTCATTCGGGCTGGGAAAGGAAAATCCGGCCAGGGCAGCTCAAAAGGAGGTCAGCGAGGCGACGATGTCATCATCACTGTACCGGTCGGCACCGTAGTGCGCGAGTTGAGCAGGGAAGACccggtcgccgaggacgccatgCTGCAGCGCTCCATGAAAGCACAGAGGAAGGCTGAGAAGCGTGCGAGAATGGCGCGCGAGACAGAGTTGGCGAGAAAAGAATTGGAGGAAGGGCtgaaagaagaggatgaagacttggacgacgaggaaaacAGGAGCACGAAAAAGATCGTTGAGGATGATTTcgatgagcccgaggatCCCGACCGGAACAAGTTCCTTCTTTACCCCGGGCTTTCAAAGTCCGACCTGAAAACAATATCTCTCCCCCGAGCTCCGACCCGTACGCGTCTCTATCACCAGCCGGCCGGTCCGATCCAGCTTGATCTGTCGCGCCCTTCCCCTCAACCCATCTTgctggccgttggcggcATAGGCGGCCTTGGCAACCCTCACTTTGTGTCGCGAGAGTACCCACGACCCATCTTCGCCACCAAAGGCGAGCGTGCTGTGACCATGGAGATTGAACTCGAGCTCAAGTTACTTGCTGATGTCGGTCTTGTTGGATTGCCTAATGCTGGCAAGAGCACGCTGCTCCGTGCGCTTACAAACTCGCGCACACGTGTGGGCAACTGGGCCTTCACGACGCTGCAGCCGAACATTGGCACAGTTGTCTTGGACAACTATAAGGGCCGGCCCGTTATCAAGAGTTACAAGCGCTACCCCGCCATCGACTCTAAGCACGGCGGGCCACGCGAGGAGGAAGTCCTTGTCGAGCAACGAACCCGCTTCACGGTTGCCGATATACCGGGCCTGATCGAGGGTGCTCACTTAGACCGGGGTCTTGGCATCGCATTTTTGCGCCACGTCGAACGCGCGGGCGTGCTTgctttcgtcgtcgacctctcGGCGGGCCCGGCCGTGACGGCGCTCAAGGCGCTGTGGAACGAGGTCGGACTTTATGCTCAAATGCgtgaggaggaagagcgcGCCCGCGAGATCGACTCTCGTGTCGACTGGGGCCTCAGCTCCGACGCCCATGGACATACGCCGTTCGGGGGCACGATGATGGTGGCGGATGCTCCCTCGGCACCTAAGCAGGAAACCGGCTTGCACATTGCGGCCAAACCTTGGTTTGTGGTCGCCACCAAAGCCGACCTTCCCGAGACACAGGAGAATTTCAGGGAGCTGAACCAGTACCTGGGCCAGATCAACCAAGGAATCACTCCTCACCCAAGCGGGATTGAGAATGCCTGGACAGAGAAGTGTACCGCGATCCCCGTGAGCGCCATCAACGGCCAGGGAGTTGATCGGATTGTTCACTGGACTGTAGGATTGCTCGACGAGTAG
- a CDS encoding Putative class II aldolase/adducin, with product MAPSTSVSQLPQVDASAVTHNNGNGNGALKQEKSPFMKTTAFPRPRKFDDPYQERQYLKERLALGFRIFAKNGFDAGVAGHITVRDPVEPDSFWLNPFGVPWPLLKASDLIRVNAEGEVVEGGPIKLLNTAAYMIHHAVHEARPDVKCVAHSHSLYGQAFSSLGRNLDNISQDTCAFYNDIVLYNSFGGIVLGKEEGLRIAAALGDKKAAILQNHGLITCGKSVESCVYWFLSLERCCHQQLLADAAAGGRGHETVKIDHEDAEFTYNTIGTESAGWFSGKPAFDMMEHESGFTYKM from the exons ATGGCTCCTTCAACATCCGTCAGCCAACTACCCCAGGTAgacgcctcggccgtcacCCACAACAACGGCAATGGCAACGGCGCCCTCAAGCAGGAAAAGTCCCCGTTCATGAAGACTACGGCTTTCCCCAGGCCACGAAAGTTCGATGATCCGTACCAGGAGCGGCAGTACCTCAAGGAGCGATTGGCCCTGGGCTTCCGCATCTTTGCCAAAAACGGGTTCGACGCTGGTGTGGCTGGTCATATCACCGTCCGG GACCCCGTTGAGCCGGACTCGTTCTGGCTGAACCCATTCGGCGTGCCTTGGCCGCTCCTCAAGGCCTCGGATCTCATCCGCGTGAATGCCGAGGgtgaggtcgtcgagggtggcCCGATCAAGCTCCTCAACACAGCTG CCTACATGATTCACCACGCAGTCCACGAGGCCCGCCCTGACGTAAAATGCGTGGCTCACTCCCACTCCCTCTACGGCCAGGCCTTCTCGTCCCTGGGCCGCAACCTCGACAACATCAGCCAGGACACTTGCGCCTTCTACAACGACATCGTCCTCTACAACTCCTTTGGcggcatcgtcctcggcaaggaggaAGGCCTGCgcattgccgccgccctcggcgacaagaaggccgccatcCTGCAGAACCACGGCCTAATCACCTGCGGCAAGTCCGTTGAGAGCTGCGTCTACTGGTTCCTGAGTCTCGAGCGCTGCTGTCAccagcagctcctcgccgatgccgccgccggaggaCGGGGCCACGAGACGGTCAAGATTGATcacgaggacgccgagttTACGTACAACACGATCGGGACGGAGTCCGCTGGGTGGTTTTCCGGGAAGCCGGCCTTCGATATGATGGAACATGAGTCGGGGTTCACGTATAAGATGTAG